The following proteins come from a genomic window of Erpetoichthys calabaricus chromosome 18, fErpCal1.3, whole genome shotgun sequence:
- the LOC127525846 gene encoding cytospin-A-like, producing the protein MSMFFLLITKSSDDLLAGMAGGLHAKNSTGSYAKRSSSLSAKEVNSSRDRQRDRSRTSTSKKLSSTTTGTNDVTLAKRSRSRVLAESEARMSKSKSDSQINDKAALEAKVKDLLGLAKSKDVEILHLRNELRDMRAQLGLAEEASEEEKVDEKEVVPIITQATDVESTLLQLQDQNNAIREELNQLKNENRMLKDRLNALGFSLEQRLDNSEKIFSFQSLSPDLTTVNSHSDGGCPLTSSVEGSTPGSMEDLLSQDENTLTENQRSSSVDNLDSESSEVYQPITSSDDALDAPSCSSSSESEGIPSRDRSRKGSSGNASEVSVACLTERIHQMEENQHSTAEELQATLQELADLQQITQELNAENERLGEEKVILMDSLCQQSDKLEHYGRQIEYFRSLLDEHHISYVIDEDIKSGRYLELEQRYMELAENARFEREQLLGVQQHLSNTLKMAEQDNKEAQEIIGALKERNHHMDRIIE; encoded by the exons ATGTCGATGTTCTTTTTGCTGATT aCAAAAAGTAGCGATGATCTGCTGGCAGGGATGGCTGGTGGCCTGCAT GCCAAGAACAGCACAG gtTCATATGCTAAACGAAGTTCTTCTCTCAGTGCGAAAGAGGTGAATTCCTCCAGAGACAGACAAAGGGATCGATCTCGAACTAGCACAAGCAAAAAGCTATCATCCACAACAACAGGAACAAATGATGTGACTCTTGCCAAACGCTCCCGCAGCCGTGTACTGGCAGAATCTGAGGCTCGAATGAGCAAGTCAAAATCGGATAGTCAGATTAATGACAAGGCAGCGCTAGAAGCCAAAGTTAAGGATCTTTTAGGTTTAGCAAAGAGTAAAGATGTTGAAATTTTGCATCTACGAAATGAACTTCGAGATATGCGGGCACAGTTAGGCTTGGCAGAGGAAGCCTCAGAAGAAGAGAAGGTTGATGAAAAGGAGGTTGTTCCCATCATTACTCAGGCAACAGATGTAGAATCCACTCTCTTACAGCTCCAGGACCAAAATAATGCCATCAGAGAAGAGCTCAACCAATTGAAAAATGAGAACCGCATGCTCAAGGACAGACTGAATGCTTTGGGGTTCTCTTTAGAGCAAAGACTTGACAACTCTGAGAAGATTTTTAGTTTCCAATCTCTTAGTCCAGACTTAACAACAGTTAATAGTCATAGTGATGGAGGTTGCCCCTTGACCTCCTCAGTTGAAGGTTCTACTCCTGGATCTATGGAGGACCTTTTGAGCCAAGATGAGAACACTTTAACAGAGAATCAACGTAGCAGTTCAGTGGATAATCTAGACAGTGAATCCAGTGAAGTTTATCAGCCAATCACTTCCAGTGATGATGCTCTAGATGCACCTTCTTGCTCCTCTTCCTCTGAGTCGGAAGGTATCCCAAGTCGGGACCGATCTCGCAAAGGCAGTAGTGGGAATGCAAGTGAGGTGTCTGTTGCCTGCTTGACAGAAAGAATTCACCAAATGGAGGAAAATCAGCATAGCACAGCCGAAGAGCTTCAGGCCACCTTACAGGAACTTGCAGACCTCCAGCAAATTACCCAGGAGCTGAATGCTGAGAATGAAAGACTTGGGGAAGAGAAAGTCATCCTGATGGATTCCCTTTGCCAGCAAAGCGACAAGTTGGAACACTATGGCCGGCAAATTGAATACTTTCGTAGCTTGTTAGATGAGCATCATATTTCCTATGTTATAGATGAAGACATAAAAAGTGGTCGTTATCTAGAGCTGGAGCAGCGCTACATGGAGCTTGCAGAAAATGCTCGTTTTGAAAGAGAACAACTTCTTGGAGTCCAGCAGCATCTGAGCAACACTTTAAAAATGGCAGAGCAGGACAATAAAGAGGCTCAAGAGATAATTGGGGCCTTGAAGGAAAGAAATCACCACATGGACCGCATCATAGAG